In one Lolium rigidum isolate FL_2022 chromosome 3, APGP_CSIRO_Lrig_0.1, whole genome shotgun sequence genomic region, the following are encoded:
- the LOC124700939 gene encoding uncharacterized protein LOC124700939, translating to MRDFPSCFGESGVQIADAASSSTSSAGTKGGAAQNLVTCLYRAQLAGRPCAISVTWSRSLMGQGLSVGVDDLSGSGSGSGQCLCKADIKPWLFSKKKGSRSLDADGGKVDIFWDLSGARFGAGPEPLEGFYVAVVFDLELALLLGDMRKEAYRKTGATRPVSNAAFVARREHIYGKKLYSAKAQFCDNGQFHDLVIECDTLGLKDPCLEIRIDKKPVMQVKRLAWKFRGNQTILVDGLPVEVFWDVHSWLFGSTTSNAVFMFQTCQAPEKSMPWSYSQIFRESRAQGLGFSLILYAWKIE from the coding sequence ATGAGGGACTTCCCGTCCTGCTTCGGGGAGAGCGGCGTCCAGATCGCGGACGCGGCGTCGTCATCTACGTCGAGCGCGGGCACCAAGGGCGGCGCGGCGCAGAACCTGGTCACCTGCCTCTACCGGGCGCAGCTCGCCGGCCGGCCCTGCGCGATCTCGGTCACCTGGAGCCGGAGCCTCATGGGGCAAGGGCTCAGCGTCGGCGTCGACGAcctctccggctccggctccggctccgggcaGTGCCTCTGCAAGGCGGACATCAAGCCCTGGCTCTTCTCCAAGAAGAAGGGGTCCAGGAGCCTGGACGCCGACGGCGGCAAGGTGGACATCTTCTGGGACCTGTCGGGCGCCAGGTTCGGCGCGGGGCCGGAGCCACTAGAGGGGTTCTACGTCGCCGTGGTGTTCGACCTCGAGCTGGCGCTCCTGCTCGGGGACATGAGGAAGGAGGCCTACCGGAAGACCGGCGCCACCCGGCCCGTGTCCAACGCCGCGTTCGTGGCCAGGAGGGAGCACATTTACGGCAAGAAGCTCTACTCCGCCAAGGCGCAGTTCTGCGACAATGGCCAGTTCCATGATCTCGTGATAGAGTGCGACACCCTTGGCCTCAAGGATCCCTGCCTCGAGATACGGATCGACAAGAAGCCCGTCATGCAGGTGAAGAGGCTGGCCTGGAAGTTCAGGGGCAACCAGACCATCCTCGTCGACGGCCTGCCGGTCGAGGTGTTCTGGGACGTCCACAGCTGGCTCTTCGGGTCGACGACCAGCAATGCGGTCTTCATGTTCCAGACATGTCAAGCGCCTGAGAAGTCGATGCCGTGGTCCTACTCGCAGATTTTCAGGGAGTCTAGAGCACAAGGTCTTGGCTTCTCGCTCATCCTCTATGCGTGGAAGATCGAGTAG